The Desulfoscipio gibsoniae DSM 7213 genome contains a region encoding:
- a CDS encoding SLC13 family permease gives MSGTGTSTKVKTPTKQGPPNLKLVCALLSVIAGIAIALIPPPDGLSVQAMHALGIMLGAILFWVFNILPEHVTGILMCTLWVIVGAVPFQKAFAAYSTDTPWLLIPAFAIGIAAQKAGLLKRVALNVMKVFPPTFKGQTLALLSAGTIISPAIPSVTAKAVFASQLTKAIGDRMEYEEKSAGAAGLYAAMYQGFVTMFPLFLTAGIFSIIMRSCLPTEIQAQFTWVNWLWSALPWGIAVFIGSYLAIQFLYKPEQKQELSKEYFITQLKELGPMNRDEKIIAVIVACCLLLWMTEKIHHLTAAQVALLALVALFVFKILSTSDFRTKIPWEMIVFIGGVMALGSVITFLEIDTWMGTVLGPVITPLIGNMFIFAPLLAIAIYLIRFVLVAQSSTVMIFTVMLTPFALQVGVNPWIVGLIILTSANVWTVKYQNTTHIAAMSATGNEFIKQSQAAKMSIAYMLINIIAIVVSLPWWKMLGLIP, from the coding sequence ATGAGTGGGACTGGAACGTCAACCAAGGTAAAAACCCCGACTAAACAGGGGCCTCCAAATTTGAAACTTGTCTGTGCCTTATTGTCAGTGATTGCTGGTATAGCTATAGCGCTAATACCTCCTCCAGATGGACTATCGGTGCAAGCCATGCATGCGTTGGGTATTATGTTAGGGGCAATCTTATTTTGGGTTTTTAATATTTTACCAGAACACGTAACAGGAATATTAATGTGTACTTTGTGGGTTATTGTTGGCGCCGTTCCCTTTCAGAAAGCTTTTGCAGCATATAGCACAGATACTCCATGGTTACTAATTCCTGCCTTTGCTATAGGTATCGCTGCTCAAAAAGCCGGGTTGCTAAAACGGGTGGCACTTAACGTAATGAAAGTCTTTCCGCCTACTTTTAAAGGCCAGACCCTAGCATTATTAAGTGCAGGTACAATTATTTCTCCGGCTATTCCCTCCGTAACTGCAAAAGCCGTTTTTGCATCACAGCTCACCAAAGCAATTGGTGATAGGATGGAATATGAGGAAAAAAGCGCCGGGGCTGCTGGTTTATATGCCGCTATGTATCAAGGTTTTGTGACTATGTTCCCTTTATTTCTTACGGCAGGTATATTTTCTATTATAATGAGAAGTTGTCTTCCCACTGAAATTCAGGCGCAATTTACTTGGGTAAATTGGTTATGGTCTGCTCTCCCCTGGGGGATAGCTGTCTTTATTGGCAGCTATTTAGCTATACAGTTTCTTTATAAACCTGAGCAAAAACAAGAGCTATCAAAAGAATATTTTATAACTCAACTTAAGGAACTTGGTCCTATGAATAGGGACGAAAAGATTATTGCAGTAATAGTAGCATGTTGCTTGTTGCTATGGATGACTGAAAAAATACATCATCTTACAGCTGCACAGGTTGCTTTACTGGCATTAGTTGCATTGTTTGTGTTCAAGATATTAAGTACTTCGGATTTTCGTACAAAGATTCCCTGGGAAATGATTGTGTTTATTGGCGGAGTAATGGCTTTGGGCAGTGTGATTACCTTCCTTGAAATTGATACTTGGATGGGAACAGTTCTAGGGCCTGTAATTACTCCACTTATTGGCAATATGTTTATTTTTGCTCCATTATTAGCAATTGCCATATACCTAATACGATTTGTTTTGGTCGCACAGTCATCTACTGTTATGATTTTTACCGTTATGTTAACACCATTTGCTTTGCAGGTTGGAGTTAATCCATGGATTGTGGGCCTAATCATTCTAACTAGCGCAAATGTATGGACGGTGAAATACCAGAACACAACTCACATTGCTGCTATGTCGGCAACAGGTAACGAGTTTATAAAACAATCCCAGGCCGCCAAGATGTCTATAGCGTATATGCTAATTAACATTATAGCTATAGTTGTGAGTTTACCATGGTGGAAGATGCTTGGTTTGATTCCTTAA
- a CDS encoding MBL fold metallo-hydrolase, protein MLIKLTEKLYFIAGERKGMFPFCHGLLVNADIKVLIDSSFGRSRLEPIQAFGNVDVIINTHYHPDHTYGNRLFPNAKIWAHHLDAPALFSREVFLTYTGLNRIENRISLEDQFPGRFAKRHVARVLSDGELLDFGGISLQVVHLPGHTPGHIGFYQSDEGILFSSDIDLSPFGPWYGNARSDLEDFIVSIRKVANFNPRVLVTSHTGIIVDRIPERVKVYEEIIEKRDERILNALSAEKSMTELVNMKLISKRFSEPEEIARFFEQVMLEKHLERLISQGKVVSKANGYYKVCF, encoded by the coding sequence ATGTTAATCAAACTTACGGAAAAGCTCTATTTTATAGCTGGAGAACGGAAAGGTATGTTTCCCTTTTGTCACGGGTTGCTAGTTAATGCCGATATCAAAGTCTTGATAGACAGCAGTTTTGGCCGGAGCAGGTTGGAGCCTATTCAAGCTTTTGGTAATGTAGATGTGATTATTAATACCCACTACCATCCGGATCATACTTACGGCAACCGGTTGTTTCCTAATGCAAAAATTTGGGCCCACCATTTGGATGCTCCGGCTTTGTTTTCGAGGGAAGTTTTTTTAACCTATACAGGATTAAATAGGATTGAAAACCGGATTTCGCTGGAAGATCAATTCCCCGGTCGTTTTGCGAAAAGGCACGTAGCTCGGGTGTTGTCCGATGGGGAATTATTGGATTTCGGTGGTATTTCTCTCCAGGTTGTCCACCTCCCCGGACACACACCGGGTCATATAGGTTTTTACCAATCAGATGAGGGAATCTTATTTAGCAGTGATATTGACCTATCCCCGTTCGGGCCATGGTACGGAAATGCGCGTTCTGACTTGGAGGATTTTATTGTTTCCATTCGTAAAGTAGCCAATTTTAATCCGAGAGTTTTGGTTACGAGCCATACCGGTATTATTGTTGACCGGATTCCCGAGAGAGTTAAAGTATACGAAGAGATAATTGAGAAACGTGACGAGCGTATATTAAATGCTCTGTCAGCTGAGAAAAGCATGACAGAACTTGTGAATATGAAACTAATTAGTAAGCGGTTTTCAGAACCTGAGGAGATTGCTCGCTTTTTTGAACAGGTTATGCTGGAAAAACATTTGGAGCGTCTGATAAGTCAGGGGAAGGTTGTTTCTAAAGCAAATGGTTATTATAAAGTCTGCTTTTAG
- a CDS encoding (4Fe-4S)-binding protein, translating to MSCGDKKKKIIKTIKIDPDKCNGCRACEIICSAFHATPKYSSNNIARSRIRVIRDPLKDIYVPVYAGEIATAECMGRDKYVIDGKEYDECAFCRASCPSRNIFKEPDSGLPLKCDMCEDDPPQKEPLCVQWCLAEALTYEEREEEVEEEEANMSDMETGLQSLVDKYGLQNLVDTIIRMSRKD from the coding sequence ATGAGTTGTGGTGATAAAAAAAAGAAAATCATTAAGACAATAAAAATTGATCCAGATAAATGCAATGGTTGTCGAGCATGTGAGATAATTTGCTCCGCATTTCATGCTACGCCAAAATATAGCAGTAATAATATAGCGAGGTCCCGAATCCGGGTAATTCGTGACCCACTAAAAGATATATATGTTCCTGTATATGCGGGCGAGATTGCTACTGCAGAATGTATGGGCAGGGACAAATATGTCATTGATGGAAAGGAATACGATGAGTGTGCTTTCTGCAGAGCATCTTGCCCATCGAGAAACATTTTCAAAGAACCCGATTCCGGCCTCCCCCTTAAATGCGATATGTGTGAAGACGATCCGCCCCAAAAAGAGCCCTTGTGTGTTCAGTGGTGCTTAGCCGAAGCACTGACTTACGAAGAAAGAGAAGAGGAAGTCGAGGAAGAAGAAGCAAATATGAGCGATATGGAGACAGGGTTGCAATCATTGGTAGACAAATATGGCTTACAGAACCTAGTGGATACCATCATTCGAATGTCGCGGAAGGACTAA
- a CDS encoding aldehyde ferredoxin oxidoreductase N-terminal domain-containing protein yields MRYAETGYHLEIDLSRGNIERVETDLRLTELYLGGLGTNAKILWDRVPPEVEPFSPDNLLIFSAGLLCGTPAFCANRTIVSTISPQTRLMAFSMMGGFWAPELKRAGYDKIIIRGKSPHLVYLWINNDKVEIRDARHLQGKGTIETAELICREIKEPEAQVAAIGLAGENRVYHASIQAGKGSCSRLGVGAIMGDKNLKAIAVRGTKDIHIARPAEFMELCNELLKYIDHRLKNPLDKGVPTSQLATLGVQEFADPDEGWHMSMFAAGNARYRRKDFWTKEIAEEWKRIHEERLERLVSCYNCPVKCGGLVSHPEIKRRHMLKCSQHVRYIAAARSDNYNFGFKISCLGDEYGIDGFSAPTLMAFAIELYEDGILTDKDMPGFPSNDEDRFFYLLEKIVRREGIGDILANGTYAAARQIGEGAEAYDHNSIKKHEQAPLKLGMMNPFYYLMYCTGEKINITQIEGQFPQNPPETREEREDFIKDWIQVPNERIKEYFLNWEPRSFPYNPPIQACCEIVDWMEMMHYIDDCTGICTLVSSFAMKPPYHIHNFPHIISAATGLDIDEAELVKVTKRTRNLVRAINIRRGMRKADEKPPENHWKHRFPELEAKLLDEYYKFKGWDNQGIPTKEFLHELGMDYVFEDFEMRGIYSDNGNTPSAEISAGEKKEV; encoded by the coding sequence ATGAGGTACGCAGAGACAGGGTACCATTTAGAAATTGATCTATCCCGAGGAAACATTGAGAGAGTAGAAACCGACCTAAGATTAACCGAACTTTATCTTGGAGGGCTAGGCACTAACGCCAAGATATTATGGGATAGGGTTCCCCCTGAAGTTGAACCCTTTTCTCCTGATAATTTACTAATATTTAGCGCTGGTCTTTTATGTGGCACACCAGCTTTTTGTGCTAATCGCACCATTGTTTCTACCATTTCTCCTCAGACGCGGTTAATGGCCTTTTCAATGATGGGGGGATTTTGGGCACCAGAATTGAAGCGTGCCGGCTATGACAAAATAATCATTCGCGGCAAGTCCCCCCATCTGGTTTATTTGTGGATAAACAACGACAAAGTAGAGATACGTGATGCCCGTCATCTTCAGGGAAAAGGAACTATTGAAACTGCAGAACTTATTTGCAGGGAGATAAAGGAACCAGAGGCCCAGGTGGCTGCAATTGGCCTGGCCGGTGAAAATAGGGTTTATCACGCTTCCATCCAGGCAGGTAAGGGCAGCTGCAGCAGATTGGGAGTAGGCGCCATTATGGGAGATAAAAATTTAAAGGCGATAGCTGTTCGTGGAACAAAAGACATTCATATCGCCAGACCGGCTGAGTTTATGGAGCTTTGTAATGAATTGCTCAAATATATAGATCACCGGCTAAAAAATCCTCTCGATAAAGGGGTACCCACATCCCAACTTGCCACATTAGGAGTTCAAGAGTTTGCAGATCCTGATGAAGGATGGCACATGAGCATGTTTGCCGCGGGAAATGCCCGGTATAGGAGAAAAGACTTTTGGACCAAAGAAATCGCAGAAGAGTGGAAAAGGATTCATGAAGAACGGTTGGAACGGTTGGTAAGTTGTTATAACTGTCCAGTTAAATGCGGTGGACTAGTTTCTCACCCGGAGATTAAAAGAAGACATATGCTGAAATGTTCCCAGCACGTCAGGTATATAGCAGCAGCAAGGTCAGACAACTATAATTTTGGTTTTAAAATCTCTTGTCTTGGTGATGAGTATGGAATTGATGGGTTCTCGGCACCGACACTTATGGCTTTTGCCATTGAACTTTACGAGGATGGCATTTTGACCGACAAAGACATGCCGGGATTTCCTTCTAATGATGAGGACAGATTTTTCTATTTACTTGAAAAAATCGTTCGGAGAGAAGGAATAGGGGATATTTTGGCCAATGGCACATATGCGGCAGCCCGTCAAATCGGCGAAGGAGCAGAAGCGTACGATCATAATAGCATCAAAAAACATGAGCAGGCACCTCTTAAGCTGGGCATGATGAATCCCTTTTATTATCTTATGTATTGCACCGGTGAGAAGATTAATATCACCCAGATTGAAGGACAGTTCCCGCAGAACCCTCCGGAAACAAGGGAAGAACGGGAAGACTTTATAAAGGATTGGATCCAGGTTCCTAATGAAAGGATCAAGGAGTATTTTTTGAACTGGGAACCGCGCTCCTTTCCATATAACCCACCCATTCAAGCATGTTGCGAAATTGTTGACTGGATGGAGATGATGCACTATATCGATGACTGCACAGGCATTTGTACCCTTGTCTCATCCTTTGCTATGAAACCTCCCTACCATATACACAATTTCCCGCATATCATTTCAGCTGCAACTGGGTTAGATATTGATGAAGCCGAGCTGGTAAAGGTAACCAAGAGAACCCGAAATCTAGTTAGGGCCATCAATATAAGAAGAGGCATGAGGAAAGCTGATGAGAAGCCACCGGAAAACCATTGGAAGCATAGATTTCCCGAGCTTGAAGCCAAGCTTTTGGATGAGTATTACAAATTCAAGGGGTGGGATAATCAGGGTATTCCTACAAAAGAGTTTTTACATGAGTTGGGTATGGATTACGTTTTTGAAGATTTCGAAATGAGAGGAATCTATTCAGATAATGGTAATACACCTTCCGCAGAGATCTCTGCAGGAGAAAAGAAGGAGGTGTAA
- the bzdN gene encoding benzoyl-CoA reductase, bzd-type, subunit N produces MEVYKNWYENRHQYAKEWKKKTGGKVVGYLCTYVPEEILYAADILPVRILGSHEAQDVTEPHIFDMYCPFCRDCLAQGLEGRYDYLDGIVIAQSCLHIRNTFASWDLHIPIDFSYYLPVPQHVQSASSYSFLREELALFKKAIEDWTGKPISNADLDKGIEVMNTNRRLMRELYEFRKQPETPITGLESLYMVVSGQMTDKREHNRALEKKLKEIPGHNLNRETGERLMIIGSEGDDTAFISMVEGLLGATFVIEDHCTGSRYFWNQVVPQEDRLAAIAARYVDRTPCSSKDWPDRKRLTNALELAREWNVKGAVLAQQKFCDSHEFDIPAFKKAFEENGIPTLLLEFDSLNPLNPFRVRAEAFLKMLGQ; encoded by the coding sequence ATGGAGGTCTATAAGAACTGGTATGAAAACCGTCACCAGTACGCTAAAGAGTGGAAAAAGAAAACGGGCGGTAAGGTAGTGGGTTATCTATGTACCTATGTGCCAGAGGAAATCCTTTATGCCGCAGATATATTGCCTGTACGGATCTTGGGCAGCCACGAAGCTCAGGATGTAACCGAACCCCATATCTTCGATATGTACTGTCCTTTCTGCCGTGACTGCCTGGCCCAGGGACTCGAAGGGCGTTACGACTACCTGGACGGTATTGTGATTGCTCAGTCCTGCCTGCATATCCGTAATACGTTTGCGAGCTGGGATTTACATATACCTATAGATTTCAGCTATTACCTGCCTGTGCCCCAACACGTTCAAAGTGCCAGCTCCTATTCCTTTTTAAGGGAAGAATTGGCTCTTTTCAAAAAGGCCATTGAAGACTGGACCGGTAAACCCATTAGTAATGCCGACCTGGATAAGGGTATTGAAGTGATGAATACTAACCGTCGTTTAATGCGGGAGTTATATGAATTTAGAAAGCAACCGGAAACACCGATTACCGGTCTGGAGTCCCTGTATATGGTTGTGTCCGGTCAGATGACTGATAAGCGTGAACACAATCGGGCTTTAGAAAAAAAATTAAAAGAAATCCCAGGCCACAACCTTAACCGTGAAACGGGTGAACGGTTAATGATCATTGGAAGCGAGGGTGACGATACTGCATTTATCAGTATGGTTGAAGGTCTCTTGGGAGCTACCTTCGTGATCGAAGATCACTGCACCGGAAGCCGTTACTTCTGGAACCAAGTAGTACCTCAGGAAGACCGTCTGGCGGCCATTGCTGCCCGTTACGTCGACCGCACACCCTGTTCTTCAAAGGATTGGCCGGATAGAAAGAGGTTAACCAATGCTTTAGAGTTAGCCAGGGAATGGAATGTGAAAGGCGCAGTTCTGGCGCAGCAAAAGTTTTGTGATTCTCATGAGTTTGACATTCCGGCTTTCAAAAAAGCTTTTGAGGAAAATGGAATACCCACTCTATTACTGGAATTTGACTCTCTTAACCCGCTGAATCCTTTCCGGGTTCGGGCAGAGGCTTTTCTAAAAATGTTAGGACAATAG
- the bzdO gene encoding benzoyl-CoA reductase, bzd-type, subunit O translates to MATLKQKYPTESLKCWNKAKELREEYYLNYRDAKKNGGIRWAGGAWSFDAVPQGLGDDVYNITSEPYAASIAANKELAVQCMEATEKAGYARDLCAYMRIYVGSILLDKYLWGGAYPKPDFIWQDHICCGHSKLYQVVRDLEPDVPMFSIDVSAGPYDVIKDHQIKYIVDQLSEGIEWLEKVTGRKFDDEKYIKAVKNECLTTSLWAEICSLNRATPAPLDEKSMYTLYVFGTLGKSNEKYVEFYRELLDEVKDRVARGIAAVGNEQCRLISDSQPPWGFLKVFRYLESYGAVSIGSIYTFGLGGIWEDKPDGTWGARTTPMENGIEIKTREQALWINAEWNLSKPLWQHFYHPKYKTEIMKRIYDEWNANGIILHYNRGCEGTSLGVAENRLGLMKAGCPVMTYEGNMGDEREFDEVATMSRIDTFMENLGVKKLY, encoded by the coding sequence ATGGCTACTTTGAAGCAAAAATATCCTACTGAGTCCCTGAAATGTTGGAATAAAGCAAAAGAGCTACGTGAGGAGTATTACCTCAACTACCGTGATGCAAAGAAAAATGGCGGCATTCGCTGGGCCGGTGGCGCATGGTCTTTTGACGCCGTTCCCCAGGGTTTGGGTGATGACGTATATAATATTACCAGTGAGCCTTACGCAGCGTCGATCGCTGCTAACAAGGAACTGGCCGTACAGTGCATGGAAGCCACGGAAAAGGCCGGTTACGCCCGGGATCTTTGTGCCTATATGAGAATTTACGTTGGTTCGATCCTGCTCGATAAATACCTGTGGGGTGGCGCTTACCCTAAACCCGACTTTATCTGGCAGGATCATATTTGCTGCGGTCATTCCAAATTGTATCAGGTGGTGCGCGACCTGGAACCTGATGTTCCAATGTTCAGCATTGACGTATCGGCAGGTCCTTACGATGTTATAAAGGATCACCAGATCAAGTATATAGTAGACCAACTGTCAGAAGGAATTGAGTGGCTGGAGAAGGTCACCGGGCGGAAGTTTGATGACGAGAAGTATATCAAAGCAGTTAAAAATGAATGTTTGACTACCTCATTGTGGGCGGAAATTTGCTCCTTGAACAGGGCAACGCCTGCCCCCCTCGATGAGAAGTCAATGTATACACTTTATGTTTTTGGCACCTTAGGAAAGTCAAATGAAAAATATGTAGAGTTCTATCGTGAGTTGCTAGATGAAGTGAAAGACCGGGTGGCCAGAGGGATAGCCGCTGTGGGCAATGAGCAGTGCCGCCTGATCTCTGATAGTCAGCCACCATGGGGTTTCCTGAAGGTTTTTCGCTATTTGGAAAGCTATGGGGCAGTATCAATTGGTTCGATCTATACCTTTGGCCTGGGAGGGATCTGGGAGGATAAGCCGGACGGCACTTGGGGAGCCCGTACTACCCCGATGGAGAATGGGATTGAGATTAAGACACGGGAGCAGGCGCTGTGGATCAATGCTGAGTGGAACCTCAGTAAGCCGCTATGGCAACATTTTTATCACCCCAAATATAAAACAGAGATAATGAAACGAATCTACGATGAATGGAATGCAAATGGGATCATTCTGCACTACAACCGCGGCTGTGAGGGGACTTCCCTGGGGGTCGCGGAGAACCGCCTCGGTCTTATGAAAGCAGGTTGTCCAGTTATGACTTATGAGGGAAACATGGGAGACGAGCGCGAGTTTGACGAGGTTGCGACCATGTCCCGTATTGATACATTTATGGAAAACCTCGGGGTTAAAAAGCTTTATTAG